A stretch of Apostichopus japonicus isolate 1M-3 chromosome 9, ASM3797524v1, whole genome shotgun sequence DNA encodes these proteins:
- the LOC139973745 gene encoding uncharacterized protein isoform X1 — MQNERTYGLNTTVATIQETTDLLPTGGLKDDYERKFYIVGVTFLVAFVLFMVYGALHEVDEDTIDYDGRRRRKKERRKRRRERRRLAKPHPCAQRTYDVTLQEHELLCALRFHYGCKCLCTCNIPVQYEVRSGTCKSADGGDGTGSIENPLSDNSSSGEITPPCYHNNNSNVRRVFQSADPAKKACIFHNGNDDGDDNDDDVWVKRYSQKHQSINVQSRDAVDIENTCEEGLLHEKRDISPPRDTTDGNPNSFDRLSNWRTKFGRQKVSADDDINLITFSSIEESPLHAKRITSGNIRQASVDKEYEDIWHKRTSLDKMYEYSTL; from the exons ATGCAGAACG AGAGAACGTATGGGTTGAATACAACAGTAGCCACTATCCAAGAAACTACAGATCTGTTGCCAACAGGTGGTTTGAAAG ATGACTACGAACGCAAATTCTACATTGTTGGAGTAACGTTCCTGGTTGCGTTTGTACTATTCATGGTTTACGGTGCCTTACACGA AGTTGATGAGGATACCATTGACTACGATGGCCGTcggagaagaaagaaagagagaaggaaaCGTCGGAGGGAAAGAAGACGTCTCGCGAAACCTCACCCATGCGCACAAAGaacatatgacgtcactttACAGGAACACGAACTTCTTTGTGCCTTGAGGTTTCATTATGGATGTAAATGTTTATGTACTTGCAATATTCCAGTTCAATATGAGGTTCGTAGCGGCACTTGCAAGTCAGCAGACGGCGGCGATGGCACGGGGTCGATAGAAAACCCGCTCAGTGACAACTCGAGCTCTGGCGAAATAACTCCCCCGTGTTACCACAATAATAATAGCAATGTTAGACGAGTATTTCAAAGCGCGGACCCTGCTAAAAAAGCATGCATTTTCCACAAcggtaatgatgatggtgatgataatgatgacgatgTATGGGTGAAGAGGTACTCGCAGAAACATCAGAGCATTAATGTACAGTCACGTGATGCAGTAGACATAGAAAACACATGCGAAGAAGGCCTACTCCATGAAAAGAGAGATATTAGTCCACCGAGGGATACAACCGACGGCAATCCAAACTCGTTTGATAGGTTATCTAACTGGCGGACCAAATTTGGAAGGCAAAAAGTGTCAGCGGATGACGACATAAACTTGATAACGTTTTCTTCGATCGAAGAGTCACCACTGCATGCCAAAAGAATTACCAGTGGGAATATACGCCAGGCTTCCGTAGACAAAGAATATGAGGACATATGGCACAAAAGAACTTCCTTAGATAAAATGTATGAGTATAGCACTctgtaa
- the LOC139973745 gene encoding uncharacterized protein isoform X2, whose translation MVYGALHEVDEDTIDYDGRRRRKKERRKRRRERRRLAKPHPCAQRTYDVTLQEHELLCALRFHYGCKCLCTCNIPVQYEVRSGTCKSADGGDGTGSIENPLSDNSSSGEITPPCYHNNNSNVRRVFQSADPAKKACIFHNGNDDGDDNDDDVWVKRYSQKHQSINVQSRDAVDIENTCEEGLLHEKRDISPPRDTTDGNPNSFDRLSNWRTKFGRQKVSADDDINLITFSSIEESPLHAKRITSGNIRQASVDKEYEDIWHKRTSLDKMYEYSTL comes from the exons ATGGTTTACGGTGCCTTACACGA AGTTGATGAGGATACCATTGACTACGATGGCCGTcggagaagaaagaaagagagaaggaaaCGTCGGAGGGAAAGAAGACGTCTCGCGAAACCTCACCCATGCGCACAAAGaacatatgacgtcactttACAGGAACACGAACTTCTTTGTGCCTTGAGGTTTCATTATGGATGTAAATGTTTATGTACTTGCAATATTCCAGTTCAATATGAGGTTCGTAGCGGCACTTGCAAGTCAGCAGACGGCGGCGATGGCACGGGGTCGATAGAAAACCCGCTCAGTGACAACTCGAGCTCTGGCGAAATAACTCCCCCGTGTTACCACAATAATAATAGCAATGTTAGACGAGTATTTCAAAGCGCGGACCCTGCTAAAAAAGCATGCATTTTCCACAAcggtaatgatgatggtgatgataatgatgacgatgTATGGGTGAAGAGGTACTCGCAGAAACATCAGAGCATTAATGTACAGTCACGTGATGCAGTAGACATAGAAAACACATGCGAAGAAGGCCTACTCCATGAAAAGAGAGATATTAGTCCACCGAGGGATACAACCGACGGCAATCCAAACTCGTTTGATAGGTTATCTAACTGGCGGACCAAATTTGGAAGGCAAAAAGTGTCAGCGGATGACGACATAAACTTGATAACGTTTTCTTCGATCGAAGAGTCACCACTGCATGCCAAAAGAATTACCAGTGGGAATATACGCCAGGCTTCCGTAGACAAAGAATATGAGGACATATGGCACAAAAGAACTTCCTTAGATAAAATGTATGAGTATAGCACTctgtaa